In the Gammaproteobacteria bacterium genome, one interval contains:
- a CDS encoding efflux RND transporter periplasmic adaptor subunit, translating into MDRVLPKKPRKMRWAISGFCVVFLFGLSVFLLEANPSVTKADISTATVFIGAFEETIPVRATVAPLHTTYVDTVVAGRIESILVKEGDEVIAGQPILRLANTRLQLEFISKEAQVTEQLNNLRNTKLAMEKDLLDLRREMIEVEYNIKKLEREARQKKMLRKQGAISQDEVDQTLELLTYYKRRKELISLREKTQKALRSQQLAQLDGSVKRLSRSLDVASSILEHLTVRAPQSGILTSLTAEVGQYINQGERLGQIDGTSGHRLTALISEYYLEKVSVGTMGTANIDSNHFPVRVTKVYPEVANGTFRIELEFANTAELPRLRRGQTVNTVLNLSRGKEVLQIARKGILRDPNIDIVYVLAESGDYAVRRRIRLGRSNSRYVEVLDGLRSGDKVVVSGLEGTKESRIDLVGE; encoded by the coding sequence GTGGATCGTGTGCTTCCGAAAAAGCCCCGCAAAATGCGCTGGGCAATATCGGGCTTTTGTGTCGTTTTTTTGTTTGGATTGAGTGTCTTCCTTCTTGAGGCGAATCCATCGGTTACCAAAGCAGATATCTCGACAGCAACGGTTTTCATTGGCGCCTTTGAGGAGACGATACCTGTTCGTGCCACGGTAGCGCCACTCCACACCACCTACGTGGATACTGTGGTCGCCGGTCGAATTGAGTCTATTTTGGTTAAGGAAGGTGATGAGGTGATTGCGGGACAGCCTATCTTGAGGCTTGCCAACACTCGGCTACAGTTGGAATTTATTTCGAAGGAAGCCCAAGTTACCGAGCAATTAAATAATTTGCGTAACACCAAACTTGCCATGGAAAAGGATCTCCTTGATTTGCGTCGCGAAATGATCGAAGTCGAATACAATATCAAAAAACTCGAACGGGAAGCGCGTCAGAAAAAGATGCTCCGAAAGCAAGGGGCAATTTCTCAGGATGAAGTCGACCAGACTTTGGAGTTGCTTACCTATTACAAGCGAAGGAAGGAATTAATTAGCCTGCGCGAAAAGACTCAAAAGGCACTCCGCTCGCAACAATTGGCTCAGTTAGATGGCAGTGTCAAGCGCCTGTCGCGTAGTCTCGATGTTGCGAGTAGTATCCTTGAGCATTTAACTGTCCGAGCGCCCCAAAGCGGTATTTTAACGTCTTTGACCGCGGAAGTGGGCCAATACATTAATCAGGGAGAGCGACTGGGTCAGATAGATGGGACGAGCGGTCATCGGCTTACCGCGTTGATCAGCGAATATTACCTTGAAAAGGTGAGCGTCGGGACAATGGGAACGGCCAACATTGATTCGAATCACTTCCCTGTACGTGTGACGAAGGTGTATCCAGAGGTTGCGAACGGAACATTTCGGATCGAGTTGGAGTTTGCCAACACCGCAGAACTCCCGAGACTTAGACGCGGCCAAACAGTAAACACGGTGTTAAATCTGAGTCGCGGCAAGGAGGTGCTACAGATCGCAAGAAAAGGAATCTTGCGTGACCCGAATATAGATATCGTCTATGTGCTTGCAGAAAGCGGTGATTATGCGGTACGACGTCGAATTCGATTGGGTCGGTCGAATTCGAGATATGTTGAGGTTTTGGACGGTTTAAGATCAGGTGACAAAGTCGTTGTTTCTGGCCTCGAAGGGACCAAGGAGAGTCGTATTGATCTTGTTGGAGAGTAA